Below is a window of Sebastes umbrosus isolate fSebUmb1 chromosome 13, fSebUmb1.pri, whole genome shotgun sequence DNA.
TTGACCACTGTATCCTTGGCAGGTTGGCGCCAGGGACCTGTTGGGTGGGGTCTGACATCAGATGTTTGTAATGGACATCCTTGGGCTCCAATTCCTTTTCCCAAGCTAATTGGGTGGTGAAGTCGGCTGGTGAGGTATTATTCCAAATCGGTCGTCTAGATGGGAGACGGGCAGTGGATGGGTTGAAGATGTCTGCATGAAATGGTAGATGGGGAGAGTCTTTGACCTTTTGAAGCATCCTTTGAGTAAATGCTACTTGCTGGATATGTGGGAGGGTTATTTTGGATAAGACAGGGAGCAAGGGGAGTGGTGTTGAACGAATAGTCCCGGTTATGATTCGCATGGTTTTGTTGAGCTGGGTGTCCACATGGTGTGTATGGGGTGACCCCTGTGGCCACCAAACAGGGGCACAGTATTCTGCTGCGCAGTACACAAGGGCCAGTGCCGAGGTGCGCAGTGTGGGGGCTGCTGCCCCCATTTTGAGCCAGCTAGCTTACAGGGCAGGTTGTTTCTAGACTTCACCTTAGCTGCCGTTCCTTTCAGGTGCTCCTTGAAAGTGTTCCTTAAAGGACAGGGTCCTGTCAAGGGTCACTCCCTGGTAAGTTAGGTTGGGGGCATCATTCAACTTAAATCCGCTGAGTTGGATATATTTAGCTCTGTAGCAGCTTTTGTATTGTTGAGGTGGAATACACTGGAGACTGTTTTAGCTTGGCTTGGGTTTAGGCACCAGGTTTTGCAGTACTGGTCCAGCTTTGCAAGATACTCCGTGAGCACCTGTTCCAATAAGTCAAAGTCTGGTGCTTGGTTTGccaaacagagagacagtgagagagaaatAGGGGGAGAGTTAGGGTTGCACGaaaagtgatgaagatgatggtgtGATGTGCAGATTTAGTGAGGAGGGGCATCAGGGTCAATCAGACACTGAGAGAAAGAGGATGGGAGGAGTTAAGAGAATGTGAGAGAGGTTAATCAGTTATATGACTCAGGTTGGTTCAGAAAGCTGCCAGGACTGCAGCTATCTACAGATCTCTGAAGATGGAGGTTGTGGACACAGCAGAGCTCTGCTTTCCACAACTCCTGAACACCTCCTGCAAGGAGCCCACCTCTCCTTGGACCGAAGCTGTGCTCCTTAACATTTTGCTGTCCACCATCTCTCTGCTCACTGTAGCTCTCAACCTGCTTGTCATCATCTCAGTCTCACACTTCAGGCAAAGAAAAAATTCTGAGCACAACTTACACTTTAAGTTTTATATGAACAGCTACTGTATACTAGAAGAAGAATTGTCTTTGAGATAGTAGTGAACAGTGTTGCACCTTGAAACATTAGACTTGTATACTGCCTTGCTGATTGTATTTGCACAACAAAGCTTAAATGTGAGACTGTGGTGAATTGTCCACACTTAGGTTCatgatttcttttctctttccctccaggCAGCTTGAAACTCCCAccaacatcctcctcctctctctggctaTCTCAGACTTTCTCGTGGGCCTCCTGCTGATGCCGGTAGAAATCCTCCGAAAAACATCCTGCTGGTTTCTCGGTGACCTCATGTGTTCTCTGTATAATTATTTGTCCTTCATCATTACCTCTGCATCAGTAGGTGTCATGGTACTCATATCTTTTGACCGTTATGTTGCCATTTGTGACCCTCTGCATTACACTACCAAAGTCACTGTGAATAGAGTCAaactctgtgtttgtctgtgttggcTCTGTGCTGTGTGCTACTGCAGTCTCGTTGTAAAGGATGACCTGACTCAACCAGGCAGGTATCATTCCTGCTTCGGAGAGTGTTTGATTGTCATTGACTTTATTGCAGGAACTGTTGACCTTGTGTTAACCTTTATTGTTCCAGTTACTGTCATCGTAGTTCTGAATATGAGAGTATTTGCTGTGGCTGTGTCTCAGGCTCGTGCCATGCGCTCTCACATTGCAGCTGTCACACTCCAGCTTTCAGTGACTCAAACAGCAAACAAATCTGAGTTGAAAGCAGCCAGGACTCTTGGTGTTCTTGTAGTTGTGTTTCTAATCTGTTTCTGCCCATACTACTGTTTCACTCTTGCAAGTGAAAACATGACCAATTCTTCAAATACATTCTTTGTGCTGTTTCTGTTCTATTTTAACTCATGTCTAAACCCTGTGATCTATGCCTTGTTTTACTCCTGGTTTAGAAAAGCAGTTAAACTCATTGTCACTCTTCAGATACTGCAGCCTGGCTCCCGTGAGGCCAACATACTGTAGAGAGGCTGTGGAGTGACTGAGATCAGACTTGCCCTATGGAATAAGAAATTAATATGTTCACGTTGTTCAGTGAGTGAATGATCAAATACAGAGAGTGAAAAACAGGCTTTCCTGTCTTTAATTCGAAATTGTGTATGTACAACAATTGAAAGGCCTGAGCCGCACATTCAGcttttgcttgtgtgtgtcatGTCATTGGTTTCATTGTATGATTCATCCGAGAAAAAAAGGATAGTAATAATTCCttcagtttcaatagggccttcgctggtccgacgttgtcggtgctcgggccctaactataaccaaaatagatagtaaaggttgaaggatattggAGTTTTTGACACAGCAgcggttggcattattcactcttgtacaacattaaacagaccagcatgtataatcCACAATCATtcatttacaagataataaaggtttaaaacacaatattaatctaatgaaataactaaacaaaccaaacactgtgtgtgtgtgtgtgtgtgtgtgtgtgcgtgtgcgtgtgtgtgtgtgtgtgagtgagagagagaaacaaagacaagaaggctacttgtctcaaaatgtctgcaggTGCCTACAGACAATATGGTGAGcgctgtaaaactacaaagatggctggatcaaagatggccgccaacatgttaccacatggcctctttgttcttcggagcacatgtgctcaggaaTGACAAAGGGGGGTGTGATGTGGGGGTTGAGATTATCTGAATGcgtatttttatgtttaaaactaattcacagtttctgtacgtgatcttaatgtgtgtcagataatgcagtgggttagaaaagatggttagtttgcatgcgagactttgtctatgtgaagcataaactcaacacatcagatgtggcgaagccagctaCCCAAATATCTTAACTACAGATACTATCAAAACaatcaaactcaatgaataacattaaacatatcaatacaggtacattccagaaatcaaagttgaacagtcttgctcagtcGGTGCAATTGCTAATGCTAAagtaagcccagtacgttaccaatccatggaggAAAAGGTTGCAATTCCAGGTTCAGTACGTGAAGATTTTGGATGAGAACGTATTGGGTGTACACACATGTCTGTTCCTCCGTCATCTATCTCCATACAGGAGACATGAGGAAT
It encodes the following:
- the LOC119499824 gene encoding trace amine-associated receptor 13c-like, translating into MEVVDTAELCFPQLLNTSCKEPTSPWTEAVLLNILLSTISLLTVALNLLVIISVSHFRQLETPTNILLLSLAISDFLVGLLLMPVEILRKTSCWFLGDLMCSLYNYLSFIITSASVGVMVLISFDRYVAICDPLHYTTKVTVNRVKLCVCLCWLCAVCYCSLVVKDDLTQPGRYHSCFGECLIVIDFIAGTVDLVLTFIVPVTVIVVLNMRVFAVAVSQARAMRSHIAAVTLQLSVTQTANKSELKAARTLGVLVVVFLICFCPYYCFTLASENMTNSSNTFFVLFLFYFNSCLNPVIYALFYSWFRKAVKLIVTLQILQPGSREANIL